Proteins found in one Quercus robur chromosome 2, dhQueRobu3.1, whole genome shotgun sequence genomic segment:
- the LOC126693654 gene encoding zinc finger BED domain-containing protein RICESLEEPER 1-like has protein sequence MALARMIIVDELPFRFVKHGGFIDFMAEVEPRFEVPSWVTVARDCLRLYIREKESLRKILNFCLVPNHKGETIGRVVKSCLHQWGIDHIFTIIVDNASSNDVAIEYLRRKTKDRVGSLLGFEFLHISCCAHILNLIVQDGLKDLNESIVKVRNVVRWNSTYLMLESALKFVAAFERMEEDDGHFLRYFKDPSSGPPRFLDWENVRLFTKFLGMFYEATLRFSSSLFVTTNVYFHELVSLQDQLNQLCNGRGDPLLKGMAQRMKLKYDKYWGSVDRINPMLFVAVAVDSRYKLKYVRLWFKQWYDKEKTDELGLRVRKV, from the exons ATGGCCTTAGCTAGGATGATAATTGTTGATGAACTACCTTTTAGGTTTGTTAAGCATGGCGGGTTCATTGATTTTATGGCAGAGGTAGAGCCTAGGTTTGAAGTTCCCTCTTGGGTTACTGTTGCAAGAGATTGTCTTAGACTTTACATTAGGGAGAAGGAGAGTTTGAGAAAG attttgaatttcTGCCTAGTACCTAATCATAAGGGTGAGACCATTGGTAGGGTGGTTAAGTCTTGTTTGCATCAATGGGGGATTGatcatatttttacaattattgttGATAATGCAAGTTCAAATGATGTGGCCATAGAATATCTTAGGAGGAAAACAAAGGATAGGGTGGGTAGCCTCTTGGGTTTTGAGTTCCTTCATATAAGTTGTTGTGcccatattttgaatttaattgtgcAAGATGGGCTAAAGGACCTTAATGAGTCAATTGTTAAGGTTCGTAATGTAGTGAG GTGGAATTCAACTTACTTGATGTTAGAAAGTGCACTAAAGTTTGTGGCTGCATTTGAAAGGATGGAGGAAGATGATGGGCATTTCCTTCGTTATTTTAAGGATCCATCTAGCGGTCCCCCTCGGTTTTTAGATTGGGAAAATGTAAGACTTTTTACAAAGTTTCTTGGTATGTTCTATGAGGCAACTTTAAGATTTTCTAGTTCCTTGTTTGTGACTACTAATGTGTATTTCCATGAGCTTGTTAGTCTTCAAGACCAGTTAAATCAATTGTGTAACGGTAGGGGTGATCCTTTGTTAAAGGGTATGGCACAGAGAATGAAATTGAAGTATGATAAGTATTGGGGAAGTGTTGATAGGATAAATCCGATGTTGTTTGTGGCTGTTGCGGTTGATTCTAgatataaattgaaatatgtgAGGCTTTGGTTTAAGCAATGGTATGACAAGGAGAAGACTGATGAGTTAGGATTGAGAGTTAGGAAAGTTTGA
- the LOC126710287 gene encoding uncharacterized protein LOC126710287, translating to MNLLANSTNTISPSLLFLHKPFLTYPINLNNNPKLSPRRFQTKCSAASTSTSTSTSNGAVYEIDMVKNKQGVYTPKQKKVVVLWDLDNKPPRGPPYNAAMSLKQLAQRFGDVIDMSAYANRHAFIHLPQWVVQQRRDRKEVDFFERKGLITPSDPYICKVCGRKCKTNLDLKKHFKQLHERERQKKLNRMRSLKGKKRQRFKERFINGNEKYNEAARDLVTPKVGYGLASELRRAGVFVKTVEDKPQAADWALKKQMQHSMSRGVDWLFLVSDDSDFSDMLRRAREAKLGTVVVGDWDRALGRHADLWVPWVRVEKGEVGEKDLLRKEKRTGSEFLDREDELFSVSSLDENVGWNESALDSLVEEIVGARAEINGVRISAFDEGEEEDENGEVDLLWDSEDEDDEYY from the coding sequence ATGAATCTTCTCGCCAATTCAACGAACACCATTTCCCCCTCCCTACTTTTCCTCCACAAACCATTCCTCACTTACCCAATCAATCTCAACAACAATCCAAAACTCTCACCACGCCGTTTCCAAACGAAATGCTCAGCCGCCTCGACCTCGACCTCGACCTCGACCTCAAACGGCGCCGTTTACGAAATCGACATGGTGAAGAACAAGCAAGGCGTCTACACGCCGAAACAGAAAAAAGTAGTGGTCCTATGGGACCTCGATAACAAACCCCCGCGAGGCCCGCCGTACAATGCGGCGATGTCGTTAAAACAGTTAGCTCAACGGTTCGGTGACGTCATCGACATGTCAGCCTATGCTAACCGCCACGCCTTCATCCACTTGCCCCAGTGGGTCGTACAGCAACGCCGAGACCGCAAGGAAGTCGATTTCTTCGAGCGCAAAGGCTTGATCACACCGTCCGATCCTTACATCTGTAAAGTCTGCGGCCGAAAATGCAAGACCAATCTGGACTTGAAGAAGCACTTCAAGCAACTCCACGAGCGAGAGAGGCAGAAGAAGCTGAATCGAATGAGGTCTTTGAAAGGGAAGAAACGACAGCGTTTCAAGGAGAGGTTTATAAATGGGAACGAGAAGTACAACGAGGCGGCTAGGGATTTGGTTACGCCGAAAGTCGGTTACGGTTTAGCTTCGGAGCTGAGAAGAGCTGGCGTGTTCGTTAAGACCGTTGAGGATAAGCCTCAAGCGGCGGATTGGGCATTGAAGAAGCAAATGCAGCACTCGATGAGTAGAGGGGTGGATTGGTTGTTTTTGGTATCTGATGATTCAGATTTTTCGGATATGTTGAGGAGAGCGAGGGAGGCGAAGTTGGGGACTGTGGTTGTTGGTGATTGGGATAGGGCGTTGGGGAGGCATGCGGATTTGTGGGTGCCGTGGGTTCGGGTGGAGAAGGGGGAGGTGGGAGAGAAGGATTTGTTGAGGAAGGAGAAGAGGACGGGGAGCGAGTTTTTGGATAGGGAGGATGAGTTGTTTTCGGTTAGTAGCTTGGATGAGAATGTGGGGTGGAATGAGAGTGCTTTGGATAGTCTTGTGGAGGAGATTGTTGGCGCGAGGGCAGAGATTAATGGGGTGAGGATTTCGGCTTTTGATGAAGGGGAAGAGGAGGATGAGAATGGGGAGGTGGATTTGTTATGGGATAGTGAGGACGAGGATGATGAGTATTATTAG
- the LOC126710289 gene encoding F-box/FBD/LRR-repeat protein At4g26340-like, with product MEQRREKQRIERTERAARRDQTQRKCLSSARQNALTTNTDTDIISTLPDTLLSHILSFLPIKDSVATSILSNRWRSLWTLVPILCLDQRELTNKEEGDQKLRFVDIVFRIWTLRNAISNPTPLRKLCICWHHNCLPFYVDAWLRATNLRDLQQLFLSILTSFKTPFELPRSLYFSTKLVVLKFAGDINLNPPPACAFPCLRILGLRGVVFANQDSLSTFLTACPVLHYLSLTLFGINLEHLDGFSVTVLVPTLKILYLDWQVRSPSYKFHINTPALEYFCFTGFLNGDYVLENLHNVVECVLQFEQRTSLSIEDYAKKSWDFMRPLCNVISMELSTITAQILCYDSNHEDGPTFYNLSSLKFFGGISSEWYAWDGVRLMLYRAPKLQTLSFEKAHLLGSNLGPKRLEEPLDVPECLSSHLTTCHYKGFDGKEEEMELVRQILKAAKVLKSMKITVNGYLDSKKLRVCKELRKFQRSSQDCEIAFDEGRFA from the exons ATGGAGCAGAGGAGAGAGAAGCAGAGAATTGAGAGAACAGAGAGAGCAGCAAGGAGAGATCAGACGCAGAGAAAATGCCTCTCATCTGCTCGACAAAATGCCCTCACTACCAACACTGACACTGACATTATTAGCACCCTACCGGACACTCTCCTCTCCCACATCCTCTCTTTTCTCCCAATCAAAGACTCCGTCGCAACAAGCATTTTGTCGAACAGGTGGAGGTCTCTCTGGACTCTCGTCCCTATTCTTTGCTTGGACCAGAGAGAACTTACAAATAAGGAGGAAGGGGATCAAAAGTTGAGGTTTGTGGATATAGTGTTCAGAATCTGGACTCTTCGAAACGCCATTTCCAATCCCACGCCCCTACGCAAATTGTGCATTTGTTGGCATCACAATTGTCTTCCCTTCTATGTCGACGCATGGCTCCGTGCCACCAATCTGCGTGATTTGCAACAGCTCTTTCTCTCAATATTGACTTCTTTTAAGACACCTTTCGAGTTGCCCCGTAGTCTCTACTTTTCTACAAAACTAGTGGTTCTGAAATTTGCAGGCGATATTAATCTAAATCCTCCTCCTGCTTGTGCGTTCCCATGTCTCAGGATTCTAGGACTTAGAGGTGTTGTATTTGCAAACCAAGACTCTCTCTCTACCTTCCTCACTGCCTGCCCGGTCCTCCACTATTTGTCCCTCACATTGTTTGGTATAAATTTGGAACATTTGGATGGGTTCAGTGTCACTGTACTCGTGCCTACgctgaaaatattatatttagatTGGCAAGTTAGGTCTCCTTCGTACAAATTCCATATAAACACCCCGGCTCTCGAGTACTTTTGTTTCACAGGTTTTTTGAACGGGGATTATGTGTTGGAAAACCTCCACAATGTGGTCGAATGTGTACTTCAATTTGAGCAACGCACTTCGTTGAGTATTGAAGATTACGCGAAGAAATCATGGGACTTCATGAGACCACTCTGTAATGTTATTTCCATGGAATTGAGCACAATTACTGCACAG ATCCTCTGCTATGATTCTAATCATGAAGATGGTCCCACATTTTATAATTTGTCCtccttgaaattttttggtggCATTTCGTCTGAGTGGTATGCGTGGGATGGAGTGCGACTCATGCTTTATCGGGCTCCAAAGCTACAAACACTTTCGTTTGAAAAGGCACACTTGCTTGGTTCAAATCTTGGACCTAAACGCTTGGAGGAGCCACTGGATGTTCCTGAATGTCTGTCATCACACCTTACTACCTGTCATTATAAAGGATTCGATGGGAAAGAGGAAGAGATGGAACTTGTTAGACAAATCCTGAAGGCAGCGAAAGTATTAAAGTCAATGAAAATCACTGTTAACGGTTATCTAGACTCAAAGAAGCTTCGTGTTTGCAAGGAATTGAGGAAGTTTCAAAGGAGCTCTCAGGATTGTGAAATTGCATTTGACGAAGGACGTTTCGcatga
- the LOC126710295 gene encoding putative FBD-associated F-box protein At5g56700, whose translation MEQRQRIERPERAKRRDQKQRKRLSTARRNAFTTNTDIISDLPDSLLSHILSFLPTRNSVATSILSSRWRPLWTLVPALHLVQRKLTHNPNYSFADIVSGILTVRDSISDPMPLHKLIIYWYQNCLPSNVNTWLRATNLRDLQELDLHIFNNVHQPLELPRSIYFSTTLVVLILMASILLNPPPACVLPCLRILELTRVKFANRDSLSTFLTACPALLSLSLTLCGSNFEHWDEFNVVVLVPTLKTLRLHWHVQSSSYKFQINTPALEYFNFEGFLNGNNVVENLPSVVECVLQFEQCVLMDVEVYAKRVRDFMGPLCNVISMEFSTITAQILCHDFNREDSPTFYNLSSLKLFGGISSEWYAWREVRLLLFRAPKLQILTFEWKHLFGLSIYKPNPCLEEPLDVPECLSSHLTTCHYKGFEGKEEEMELVRQILEAAKVLKSMKISVTSCLGLKSKLLIREKLGKFQRSSQNCKIAFEEGRFT comes from the exons ATGGAGCAGAGGCAGAGAATTGAGAGACCTGAGAGAGCAAAAAGGAGAGATCAGAAACAGAGAAAACGCCTCTCAACTGCTCGACGAAATGCCTTCACTACTAACACTGACATTATTAGCGACCTGCCAGACTCTCTCCTCTCCCATATCCTCTCCTTTCTCCCAACCCGAAACTCTGTCGCCACAAGCATTTTGTCGAGCAGGTGGAGGCCTCTCTGGACTCTCGTCCCTGCTCTTCACTTGGTCCAGAGAAAACTTACACACAATCCAAATTACAGTTTTGCAGATATAGTTTCTGGAATCTTGACTGTTCGAGACTCCATTTCCGATCCCATGCCCCTACACAAATTGATCATTTATTGGTATCAAAATTGTCTTCCCTCCAATGTTAACACATGGCTTCGCGCCACCAATCTGCGTGATTTGCAAGAGCTCGATCTCCACATATTTAATAATGTTCACCAACCTTTGGAGTTGCCCCGTAGTATCTATTTTTCTACAACATTAGTGGTTCTGATATTGATGGCTTCAATTCTTCTCAATCCTCCGCCTGCTTGTGTGTTACCATGTCTCAGGATTCTAGAACTTACGCGTGTTAAATTCGCAAACCGCGACTCTCTCTCTACCTTCCTCACTGCCTGCCCGGCCCTCCTCAGTTTGTCCCTCACATTGTGTGGTTCAAATTTTGAACACTGGGACGAGTTCAATGTCGTTGTACTCGTACCTACGCTTAAAACATTACGTTTACATTGGCATGTTCAGTCTTCATCATACAAATTCCAGATAAACACCCCAGCTCTCGAGTACTTTAATTTTGAAGGTTTTTTGAATGGGAATAATGTGGTGGAAAACCTCCCCAGTGTGGTTGAATGTGTCCTTCAATTTGAGCAATGTGTTTTGATGGATGTTGAAGTTTATGCAAAGAGAGTACGGGACTTCATGGGACCACTCTGTAATGTTATTTCCATGGAATTTAGCACAATTACCGCACAG ATCCTCTGCCATGATTTCAATCGTGAAGATAGTCCCACATTTTATAATTTGTCCTCCTTGAAATTATTTGGTGGCATTTCGTCTGAGTGGTATGCGTGGCGTGAAGTACGTCTCTTGCTTTTTCGGGCTCCAAAGCTACAAATACTTACATTTGAATGGAAACACTTGTTTGGCTTAAGTATTTATAAACCTAACCCTTGCTTGGAGGAGCCACTGGATGTTCCTGAATGTCTGTCATCACACCTTACTACCTGTCATTATAAAGGATttgaagggaaagaggaagagatGGAACTTGTTAGACAAATCCTGGAGGCAGCAAAAGTATTAAAGTCAATGAAAATCTCTGTTACCAGTTGTCTAGGCTTAAAGTCGAAGCTTCTTATTCGCGAGAAATTGGGGAAGTTTCAAAGGAGCTCTCAAAATTGTAAAATTGCATTTGAAGAAGGACGTTTCACATGA